The Equus caballus isolate H_3958 breed thoroughbred chromosome 22, TB-T2T, whole genome shotgun sequence genome window below encodes:
- the ADAM33 gene encoding disintegrin and metalloproteinase domain-containing protein 33 isoform X15, with translation MRTADRVEAESSPQRQETPRFQVLKLDTGLVALEAEGQELLLELEKNQLLAPGYTETHYSPDGQPVVLVPNHTDHCHYHGRVRGFPDSWVVLSTCSGMRGLISLSSNSSYYVHPGPAGDSKDFSTHKIFQMEQLLSWKGACGHRDPEDKGGMASLSHATQIRERREAHRSWRYLELYLVADHTLFLTQRRNLNHTKQRLLEVASYVDQILRTLDIQVAVTGLEVWTEQDRSRVTLDANATLWAFLQWRRGLWVRRPHDSAQLLTGRAFRGATVGLAPVEGMCSAESSGGVSTDHSELPIGAAATMAHEIGHSLGLSHDPDGCCVEAAAEQGGCVMAAATGHPFPRVFSACSRRQLRAFFRKGGGACLANAPDSGLLLPRARCGNGFVEEGEECDCGAGQECPDSCCLAHNCSLRAGAQCTHGDCCARCLLKPAGTPCRWAAGDCDLPEFCTGASPYCPPDIYLLDGSPCASGRGYCRDGACPTLEQQCQQLWGPGSSPAPEACFQLVNSAGNAHGNCGQDSEGGFVPCAQRDAQCGKLQCQGGEQSPLRPHTEPVDSILRLGSRKVTCRGAFLLPGAQLDLLDLGLVEPGTQCGPRMVCQDRRCQNITFRELERCVTACHGHGVCNSNHNCHCAPGWAPPSCDKPGFGGSVDSGPVQPENRGTFLLAVILSFLLPLLLGAGLAWCCCRRPGSWLWQCLWGSRRAPACWGPKDGPRREHPLGSIHPVQLGPTATGEPWPLGTPANCVHSTHPPIAPQALRTLPQPNSHREKPVPCSPACTPSRSSPEAKILLRGGS, from the exons GCTGCTGGCCCCAGGATACACAGAAACCCACTACAGCCCAGATGGGCAGCCAGTGGTGCTGGTCCCCAACCACACG GATCATTGCCATTACCATGGGCGCGTGAGGGGGTTCCCTGACTCCTGGGTAGTCCTCAGCACCTGCTCTGGGATGAG GGGCCTGATCTCACTCAGCAGCAATTCCAGCTACTACGTGCATCCCGGGCCGGCTGGGGACTCCAAGGACTTCTCAACCCACAAGATCTTCCAGATGGAGCAGCTGCTCAGCTGGAAAGGGGCCTGTGGCCATAGGGACCCCGAGGACAAAGGGGGCATGGCCAGCCTTTCTCATGCCACCCAGATCAGG GAGAGGCGGGAGGCCCACAGGAGCTGGAGGTACCTGGAGCTGTACTTGGTGGCTGACCACACCCTG TTCTTGACTCAGCGCCGGAACTTGAACCACACCAAACAGCGTCTCCTGGAGGTGGCCAGCTATGTGGACCAG ATTCTCAGGACTCTGGACATTCAGGTGGCAGTGACCGGCCTGGAAGTGTGGACAGAGCAGGACCGGAGCCGTGTCACACTGGACGCGAATGCCACCCTCTGGGCCTTCCTGCAGTGGCGCCGGGGGCTGTGGGTGCGGAGGCCACACGACTCGGCGCAGCTGCTCAC GGGCCGCGCCTTCCGGGGCGCCACCGTGGGCTTGGCGCCCGTCGAGGGCATGTGCAGCGCCGAGAGCTCTGGAGGCGTGAGCACG GACCACTCGGAGCTCCCCATTGGCGCTGCAGCCACCATGGCCCACGAGATAGGTCACAGCCTTGGCCTCAGCCACGACCCCGACGGCTGCTGCGTGGAGGCTGCGGCCGAGCAAGGCGGCTGCGTGATGGCAGCAGCCACTGG GCACCCGTTCCCGCGCGTGTTCAGCGCCTGCAGCCGCCGCCAGCTGCGGGCCTTCTTCCGCAAGGGGGGCGGGGCGTGCCTTGCCAATGCGCCGGACTCTGGGCTCCTGTTGCCGCGCGCGAGGTGCGGGAACGGCTTCGTGGAGGAGGGCGAGGAGTGCGACTGCGGCGCTGGCCAG GAGTGCCCGGACTCCTGCTGCCTCGCCCACAACTGCTCGCTGCGTGCGGGGGCCCAGTGCACCCACGGGGACTGCTGCGCGCGCTGCCTG CTGAAGCCCGCGGGCACGCCATGCCGCTGGGCTGCGGGCGACTGTGACCTCCCAGAGTTCTGCACGGGCGCCTCCCCATACTGCCCCCCGGACATTTACCTCCTGGACGGCTCGCCGTGTGCCAGCGGCCGGGGCTACTGTCGGGACGGCGCGTGTCCCACGCTTGAGCAGCAGTGCCAGCAGCTCTGGGGGCCTG gctccagcccagcccctgagGCCTGTTTCCAGCTTGTGAACTCCGCGGGAAATGCCCACGGGAACTGCGGCCAGGACAGCGAGGGTGGCTTCGTGCCTTGTGCGCAGAG GGACGCGCAGTGTGGGAAGCTGCAGTGCCAGGGTGGGGAGCAGAGCCCACTCAGGCCACACACGGAGCCCGTGGACTCCATCCTCCGCCTAGGCAGCCGCAAGGTGACCTGTAGGGGAGCCTTCCTGCTGCCCGGTGCCCAGCTGGACCTGCTTGACTTGGGCCTGGTAGAGCCAGGCACCCAGTGTGGACCTAGAATG GTGTGCCAGGACAGGCGCTGCCAGAACATCACCTTCCGGGAGCTGGAGCGCTGCGTGACTGCCTGCCATGGCCATGGG GTTTGCAATAGTAACCATAACTGCCACTGTGCTCCAGGCTGGGCTCCACCCTCCTGCGACAAGCCAGGGTTTGGCGGCAGTGTGGACAGCGGCCCTGTGCAGCCTGAAA ACCGCGGTACCTTCCTGCTGGCGGTGATCCTTAGtttcctgctgcctctgctcctcGGGGCCGGCCTGGCCTGGTGCTGCTGCCGGCGGCCGGGATCTTGGCTCTGGCAATGCCTCTGGGGCTCAAGGAGGGCCCCCGCCTGCTGGGG GCCCAAAGATGGCCCACGCAGGGAACACCCCCTGGGCAGCATTCACCCCGTGCAGTTGGGTCCCACAGCCACTGGAGAGCCCTGGCCCCTGG GGACTCCTGCCAACTGTGTTCACAGCACCCATCCGCCCATTGCTCCACAGGCATTGAGAACTCTGCCACAGCCCAACAGCCACCGTGAGAAGCCTGTGCCCTGTAGTCCTGCCTGCACCCCAAG CAGGTCAAGTCCGGAAGCCAAGATCCTATTGAGAGGGGGCTCCTGA
- the ADAM33 gene encoding disintegrin and metalloproteinase domain-containing protein 33 isoform X22 gives MGSQWCWSPTTRGLISLSSNSSYYVHPGPAGDSKDFSTHKIFQMEQLLSWKGACGHRDPEDKGGMASLSHATQIRERREAHRSWRYLELYLVADHTLFLTQRRNLNHTKQRLLEVASYVDQILRTLDIQVAVTGLEVWTEQDRSRVTLDANATLWAFLQWRRGLWVRRPHDSAQLLTGRAFRGATVGLAPVEGMCSAESSGGVSTDHSELPIGAAATMAHEIGHSLGLSHDPDGCCVEAAAEQGGCVMAAATGHPFPRVFSACSRRQLRAFFRKGGGACLANAPDSGLLLPRARCGNGFVEEGEECDCGAGQECPDSCCLAHNCSLRAGAQCTHGDCCARCLLKPAGTPCRWAAGDCDLPEFCTGASPYCPPDIYLLDGSPCASGRGYCRDGACPTLEQQCQQLWGPGSSPAPEACFQLVNSAGNAHGNCGQDSEGGFVPCAQRDAQCGKLQCQGGEQSPLRPHTEPVDSILRLGSRKVTCRGAFLLPGAQLDLLDLGLVEPGTQCGPRMVCQDRRCQNITFRELERCVTACHGHGVCNSNHNCHCAPGWAPPSCDKPGFGGSVDSGPVQPENRGTFLLAVILSFLLPLLLGAGLAWCCCRRPGSWLWQCLWGSRRAPACWGPKDGPRREHPLGSIHPVQLGPTATGEPWPLGTPANCVHSTHPPIAPQALRTLPQPNSHREKPVPCSPACTPSRSSPEAKILLRGGS, from the exons ATGGGCAGCCAGTGGTGCTGGTCCCCAACCACACG GGGCCTGATCTCACTCAGCAGCAATTCCAGCTACTACGTGCATCCCGGGCCGGCTGGGGACTCCAAGGACTTCTCAACCCACAAGATCTTCCAGATGGAGCAGCTGCTCAGCTGGAAAGGGGCCTGTGGCCATAGGGACCCCGAGGACAAAGGGGGCATGGCCAGCCTTTCTCATGCCACCCAGATCAGG GAGAGGCGGGAGGCCCACAGGAGCTGGAGGTACCTGGAGCTGTACTTGGTGGCTGACCACACCCTG TTCTTGACTCAGCGCCGGAACTTGAACCACACCAAACAGCGTCTCCTGGAGGTGGCCAGCTATGTGGACCAG ATTCTCAGGACTCTGGACATTCAGGTGGCAGTGACCGGCCTGGAAGTGTGGACAGAGCAGGACCGGAGCCGTGTCACACTGGACGCGAATGCCACCCTCTGGGCCTTCCTGCAGTGGCGCCGGGGGCTGTGGGTGCGGAGGCCACACGACTCGGCGCAGCTGCTCAC GGGCCGCGCCTTCCGGGGCGCCACCGTGGGCTTGGCGCCCGTCGAGGGCATGTGCAGCGCCGAGAGCTCTGGAGGCGTGAGCACG GACCACTCGGAGCTCCCCATTGGCGCTGCAGCCACCATGGCCCACGAGATAGGTCACAGCCTTGGCCTCAGCCACGACCCCGACGGCTGCTGCGTGGAGGCTGCGGCCGAGCAAGGCGGCTGCGTGATGGCAGCAGCCACTGG GCACCCGTTCCCGCGCGTGTTCAGCGCCTGCAGCCGCCGCCAGCTGCGGGCCTTCTTCCGCAAGGGGGGCGGGGCGTGCCTTGCCAATGCGCCGGACTCTGGGCTCCTGTTGCCGCGCGCGAGGTGCGGGAACGGCTTCGTGGAGGAGGGCGAGGAGTGCGACTGCGGCGCTGGCCAG GAGTGCCCGGACTCCTGCTGCCTCGCCCACAACTGCTCGCTGCGTGCGGGGGCCCAGTGCACCCACGGGGACTGCTGCGCGCGCTGCCTG CTGAAGCCCGCGGGCACGCCATGCCGCTGGGCTGCGGGCGACTGTGACCTCCCAGAGTTCTGCACGGGCGCCTCCCCATACTGCCCCCCGGACATTTACCTCCTGGACGGCTCGCCGTGTGCCAGCGGCCGGGGCTACTGTCGGGACGGCGCGTGTCCCACGCTTGAGCAGCAGTGCCAGCAGCTCTGGGGGCCTG gctccagcccagcccctgagGCCTGTTTCCAGCTTGTGAACTCCGCGGGAAATGCCCACGGGAACTGCGGCCAGGACAGCGAGGGTGGCTTCGTGCCTTGTGCGCAGAG GGACGCGCAGTGTGGGAAGCTGCAGTGCCAGGGTGGGGAGCAGAGCCCACTCAGGCCACACACGGAGCCCGTGGACTCCATCCTCCGCCTAGGCAGCCGCAAGGTGACCTGTAGGGGAGCCTTCCTGCTGCCCGGTGCCCAGCTGGACCTGCTTGACTTGGGCCTGGTAGAGCCAGGCACCCAGTGTGGACCTAGAATG GTGTGCCAGGACAGGCGCTGCCAGAACATCACCTTCCGGGAGCTGGAGCGCTGCGTGACTGCCTGCCATGGCCATGGG GTTTGCAATAGTAACCATAACTGCCACTGTGCTCCAGGCTGGGCTCCACCCTCCTGCGACAAGCCAGGGTTTGGCGGCAGTGTGGACAGCGGCCCTGTGCAGCCTGAAA ACCGCGGTACCTTCCTGCTGGCGGTGATCCTTAGtttcctgctgcctctgctcctcGGGGCCGGCCTGGCCTGGTGCTGCTGCCGGCGGCCGGGATCTTGGCTCTGGCAATGCCTCTGGGGCTCAAGGAGGGCCCCCGCCTGCTGGGG GCCCAAAGATGGCCCACGCAGGGAACACCCCCTGGGCAGCATTCACCCCGTGCAGTTGGGTCCCACAGCCACTGGAGAGCCCTGGCCCCTGG GGACTCCTGCCAACTGTGTTCACAGCACCCATCCGCCCATTGCTCCACAGGCATTGAGAACTCTGCCACAGCCCAACAGCCACCGTGAGAAGCCTGTGCCCTGTAGTCCTGCCTGCACCCCAAG CAGGTCAAGTCCGGAAGCCAAGATCCTATTGAGAGGGGGCTCCTGA
- the ADAM33 gene encoding disintegrin and metalloproteinase domain-containing protein 33 isoform X20, with amino-acid sequence MRTADRVEAESSPQRQETPRFQVLKLDTGLVALEAEGQELLLELEKNQGLISLSSNSSYYVHPGPAGDSKDFSTHKIFQMEQLLSWKGACGHRDPEDKGGMASLSHATQIRERREAHRSWRYLELYLVADHTLFLTQRRNLNHTKQRLLEVASYVDQILRTLDIQVAVTGLEVWTEQDRSRVTLDANATLWAFLQWRRGLWVRRPHDSAQLLTGRAFRGATVGLAPVEGMCSAESSGGVSTDHSELPIGAAATMAHEIGHSLGLSHDPDGCCVEAAAEQGGCVMAAATGHPFPRVFSACSRRQLRAFFRKGGGACLANAPDSGLLLPRARCGNGFVEEGEECDCGAGQECPDSCCLAHNCSLRAGAQCTHGDCCARCLLKPAGTPCRWAAGDCDLPEFCTGASPYCPPDIYLLDGSPCASGRGYCRDGACPTLEQQCQQLWGPGSSPAPEACFQLVNSAGNAHGNCGQDSEGGFVPCAQRDAQCGKLQCQGGEQSPLRPHTEPVDSILRLGSRKVTCRGAFLLPGAQLDLLDLGLVEPGTQCGPRMVCQDRRCQNITFRELERCVTACHGHGVCNSNHNCHCAPGWAPPSCDKPGFGGSVDSGPVQPENRGTFLLAVILSFLLPLLLGAGLAWCCCRRPGSWLWQCLWGSRRAPACWGPKDGPRREHPLGSIHPVQLGPTATGEPWPLGTPANCVHSTHPPIAPQALRTLPQPNSHREKPVPCSPACTPSRSSPEAKILLRGGS; translated from the exons GGGCCTGATCTCACTCAGCAGCAATTCCAGCTACTACGTGCATCCCGGGCCGGCTGGGGACTCCAAGGACTTCTCAACCCACAAGATCTTCCAGATGGAGCAGCTGCTCAGCTGGAAAGGGGCCTGTGGCCATAGGGACCCCGAGGACAAAGGGGGCATGGCCAGCCTTTCTCATGCCACCCAGATCAGG GAGAGGCGGGAGGCCCACAGGAGCTGGAGGTACCTGGAGCTGTACTTGGTGGCTGACCACACCCTG TTCTTGACTCAGCGCCGGAACTTGAACCACACCAAACAGCGTCTCCTGGAGGTGGCCAGCTATGTGGACCAG ATTCTCAGGACTCTGGACATTCAGGTGGCAGTGACCGGCCTGGAAGTGTGGACAGAGCAGGACCGGAGCCGTGTCACACTGGACGCGAATGCCACCCTCTGGGCCTTCCTGCAGTGGCGCCGGGGGCTGTGGGTGCGGAGGCCACACGACTCGGCGCAGCTGCTCAC GGGCCGCGCCTTCCGGGGCGCCACCGTGGGCTTGGCGCCCGTCGAGGGCATGTGCAGCGCCGAGAGCTCTGGAGGCGTGAGCACG GACCACTCGGAGCTCCCCATTGGCGCTGCAGCCACCATGGCCCACGAGATAGGTCACAGCCTTGGCCTCAGCCACGACCCCGACGGCTGCTGCGTGGAGGCTGCGGCCGAGCAAGGCGGCTGCGTGATGGCAGCAGCCACTGG GCACCCGTTCCCGCGCGTGTTCAGCGCCTGCAGCCGCCGCCAGCTGCGGGCCTTCTTCCGCAAGGGGGGCGGGGCGTGCCTTGCCAATGCGCCGGACTCTGGGCTCCTGTTGCCGCGCGCGAGGTGCGGGAACGGCTTCGTGGAGGAGGGCGAGGAGTGCGACTGCGGCGCTGGCCAG GAGTGCCCGGACTCCTGCTGCCTCGCCCACAACTGCTCGCTGCGTGCGGGGGCCCAGTGCACCCACGGGGACTGCTGCGCGCGCTGCCTG CTGAAGCCCGCGGGCACGCCATGCCGCTGGGCTGCGGGCGACTGTGACCTCCCAGAGTTCTGCACGGGCGCCTCCCCATACTGCCCCCCGGACATTTACCTCCTGGACGGCTCGCCGTGTGCCAGCGGCCGGGGCTACTGTCGGGACGGCGCGTGTCCCACGCTTGAGCAGCAGTGCCAGCAGCTCTGGGGGCCTG gctccagcccagcccctgagGCCTGTTTCCAGCTTGTGAACTCCGCGGGAAATGCCCACGGGAACTGCGGCCAGGACAGCGAGGGTGGCTTCGTGCCTTGTGCGCAGAG GGACGCGCAGTGTGGGAAGCTGCAGTGCCAGGGTGGGGAGCAGAGCCCACTCAGGCCACACACGGAGCCCGTGGACTCCATCCTCCGCCTAGGCAGCCGCAAGGTGACCTGTAGGGGAGCCTTCCTGCTGCCCGGTGCCCAGCTGGACCTGCTTGACTTGGGCCTGGTAGAGCCAGGCACCCAGTGTGGACCTAGAATG GTGTGCCAGGACAGGCGCTGCCAGAACATCACCTTCCGGGAGCTGGAGCGCTGCGTGACTGCCTGCCATGGCCATGGG GTTTGCAATAGTAACCATAACTGCCACTGTGCTCCAGGCTGGGCTCCACCCTCCTGCGACAAGCCAGGGTTTGGCGGCAGTGTGGACAGCGGCCCTGTGCAGCCTGAAA ACCGCGGTACCTTCCTGCTGGCGGTGATCCTTAGtttcctgctgcctctgctcctcGGGGCCGGCCTGGCCTGGTGCTGCTGCCGGCGGCCGGGATCTTGGCTCTGGCAATGCCTCTGGGGCTCAAGGAGGGCCCCCGCCTGCTGGGG GCCCAAAGATGGCCCACGCAGGGAACACCCCCTGGGCAGCATTCACCCCGTGCAGTTGGGTCCCACAGCCACTGGAGAGCCCTGGCCCCTGG GGACTCCTGCCAACTGTGTTCACAGCACCCATCCGCCCATTGCTCCACAGGCATTGAGAACTCTGCCACAGCCCAACAGCCACCGTGAGAAGCCTGTGCCCTGTAGTCCTGCCTGCACCCCAAG CAGGTCAAGTCCGGAAGCCAAGATCCTATTGAGAGGGGGCTCCTGA